A genome region from Pygocentrus nattereri isolate fPygNat1 chromosome 6, fPygNat1.pri, whole genome shotgun sequence includes the following:
- the LOC119263570 gene encoding myosin light chain kinase, smooth muscle-like, with the protein MGSSQTKPEFVSYLVDQNVAAGQDVTLRCEANTGEVTAKWEKNGRSLESMGSKYTTRQCGATFTLIIRNTTKQDEGKYTISLWNEAGSASCSAMVTVDMRFMLASAQGHLMRPYL; encoded by the exons AATTTGTCTCATATTTGGTTGATCAAAATGTGGCGGCAGGACAAGACGTTACTCTTCGCTGTGAGGCAAACACAGGAGAAGTAACAGCAAAATGGGAGAAGAACGGACGCAGCTTGGAATCCATGGGGAGCAAGTACACAACAAGACAATGTGGTGCAACGTTTACCTTGATAATCAGGAACACCACAAAGCAAGATGAAGGGAAATACACAATAAGTCTGTGGAATGAGGCTGGTAGTGCCTCCTGCTCTGCCATGGTCACTGTTG ACATGCGCTTCATGCTAGCATCTGCGCAAGGCCACCTTATGCGTCCCTACTTGTGA
- the LOC119263569 gene encoding myosin light chain kinase, smooth muscle-like, translating to MGSSQTKPEFVSYLVDQNVAAGQDVTLRCEANTGEVTAKWEKNGRSLESMGSKYTTRQCGATFTLIIRNTTKQDEGKYTISLWNEAGSASCSAMVTVDMRFMLASAQGHLMRPYL from the exons ATGGGATCAAGTCAAACAAAACCTG AATTTGTCTCATATTTGGTTGATCAAAATGTGGCGGCAGGACAAGACGTTACTCTTCGCTGTGAGGCAAACACAGGAGAAGTAACAGCAAAATGGGAGAAGAACGGACGCAGCTTGGAATCCATGGGGAGCAAGTACACAACAAGACAATGTGGTGCAACGTTTACCTTGATAATCAGGAACACCACAAAGCAAGATGAAGGGAAATACACAATAAGTCTGTGGAATGAGGCTGGTAGTGCCTCCTGCTCTGCCATGGTCACTGTTG ACATGCGCTTCATGCTAGCATCTGCGCAAGGCCACCTTATGCGTCCCTACTTGTGA